In one window of Mytilus trossulus isolate FHL-02 chromosome 7, PNRI_Mtr1.1.1.hap1, whole genome shotgun sequence DNA:
- the LOC134726328 gene encoding interferon-induced very large GTPase 1-like, with product MESDWMYARCSIVVVKVFSKMMQEILEKSSIQPEQLYQIIMRTQKFKTRLKSSEMIAIQTLQTDGYSKLDVSLVYKIAKFFNLIPPPLRKWGSKPLPLETEIGDDVERIRIGRNNFVHRVTCEMTNAEMSAFFDEFIQVAERVDSYLGKPYGTGHKDAIIQCQTCSYDSEMERSSKAAQDIESLKEKIRLTVENKVIHVLYGHSFKELIDEVQKEECSSTSAVTFIVKGVKDSQEKTELLNSLKDQINSGSVCIEFKQARNGSILVFASIKTSVLKNENCFIKEVAEFVQRIFKLGKLATSTENACNIIIVPDEEPTEDLEDSSDDERSEVGDIILDLEVSNEVLKTDESFKQHFGGFATKMMNLTNGKDKMENSDHVAILYPCQKGISTSVEEHGLDTQNQTNISKSLIETHEKLQEGNCVDSSARLTQAQSPRIPCTKSDDIREENGKRNENVSLGIKFEDDTKDVNVEDSLLMVQIQGDDDSNTDFQRFIKEIGLENYFPSKIDLMDVMQIKETKTLLSYTDIPWLVLKQIIMINYTARDKMVQEWLEKIPQKTKSHNQGLQYDEFLDDLFHNIEHQHDLNPLDLFVALFQCCSTIFKQILAEKMFVCKLAVPICFPPQTNKNLHFSTWTLRSIVVDCITDTKATVQSSVMDCPCHVIGFLRLGEINVSKSKLINDVLSDQYHNTFFNKDCPLGTVRRRISEGLIEGAWYIPSERSRFFDNVTMFLNLRGNSQKHYKQLELIAKLSSVVIVITDIRKLQIKETKEVLLQIHKSNVGVILAIEANNTDTETAANIYKAYKHETRHYQSKTSFCMLSKDGTITSSSDVRKAIRQKIFELLRNTRHIPLLNRLNEISSQSVVSTTPFIDLERKAKEILDCIPAEVDKFKDIIVPLQGKTWQKWSNHCKTLNKTTLYTSLQEGDQIKQAMNKQRAIQSNICENLGQFMHIFVATLLHTLDVDHAFILFIRWLKLLLDDRSRNVIPKHLARYQREWQSFRSVKNTKDHERIDQIKHQLNESEYELAEASFGFEHLIREVGQMYEAIIEGKSKSRGICELAEKLPVIGAKLLLTGHPFELMDGDVANVPLTWVKAVLNQLKEIIGDKKLLALSVLGVQSSGKSTFLNTMFGLQFAVSAGRCTRGVFMQLVPVITSERLFDFVVVIDTEGLRAPELAYQKYSHDNELATFVIGLGDITIVNIKGENTAEVKDVLQIAVHAFLRLKLANERLNLKQKCIFIHQNVPACDANDKMMQGRQKFLETLDEMTKEAAEQEKIADIKSFSQVIDFDCEKDVWYISDLWSGDPPMSPANQGYSRRVAEVKHAILHDLASTRETYLTITDTILRIDDLWKGILKDDFVFSFRNSLELKAYNNMERKYQALTWKLEKFVSEFGLLQAKGELLYCVNEQDLANAVPRIMKLLSQEVSKQFNVLINELDTFVESSSLKDVMIQWKQNKHNRLKMLSDELIDRSKADIMKTKEEIRIEKLKVSEQKRHEMEVNELAHQLAIEMRGQKPSNDVLKHKFEQMWKSWITKFETEPTENEISIKDQIDSLQLEKFRSDAAFMEGQSGDRISVMHIDEYISIKDEIAAMLSMKFEGWIPSYVVELSDQESQIYHNLKSLIGTVEKNDIQRNHFSIKRSFYGIGWQLEDIVVCRSQIIEVTNKLLEKIDSRLDQLKTMEVKFRIHYADEILDIIVHHIEDHNRHLTNTYKFDLLLPYMKMIIIHVFRYLVIWFTHANVRFNKTKSIETSIKHPVGNEIEDTPTQKMHLSPDVHTNTSNRRTVQYQKMKKLEGTITSSQISSNHISIIKKLKDCSWGTQNDYRRMAVQVTNKIFRKIDTRLAEYSTQDVRFEISYATEILMIISDEIEEHNEHRNNDYPFNLLSTYRAMVVTHVTSYITYFFIRLNDSYVKKHSPKAQMEVYKGTVWCIFMNVFESKTENVIAALFFKDAVTKTTIDHVADLLSIDVQEHVMTSFSHEKYSLMKSIMVDLAQLESFEHYIRFIMDPSEYARFWLTKHMNETIFERNHDKHSTYGNLAKRHIQKLLTQLEECVAKATRQCKQNKEESISKWLHLFIHNTRENNVIPFPNDTFIHVQSQNVPDIQNFTEIIARDLNDVRQETFEHFNNVTNNTIQWKETPVTKIMNKLWGCTSKCMFCAEPCRNTDKDHVQQGFKHKCIQHRPQGIGGFRNLNNQTLVVEFCNFLVSSKDSFKFDDKEHLKPYKQYKRYFPDWDISPTSDTSKYWMWVMFRFQHELMLHHVAKLPDMPKSWRRITKEEAINSLSNNYS from the exons ATGGAAAGTGATTGGATGTATGCAAGATGCAGCATTGTAGTTgtcaaagtattttcaaaaatgatgcaAGAGATCCTAGAGAAGTCTTCAATTCAACCAGAACAGCTATACCAAATTATAATGAgaacacaaaaatttaaaacaagattgAAAAGTTCGGAAATGATAGCCATACAAACGTTGCAAACAGACGGCTATTCAAAACTAGATGTTAGTCTTGTATACAAAATagcgaaattctttaatttgattCCACCTCCTTTACGAAAATGGGGTTCAAAACCTTTACCGCTTGAAACTGAGATTGGCGACGATGTTGAACGGATCAGAATTGGTAGGAACAATTTTGTCCACAGGGTTACTTGTGAAATGACAAATGCAGAAATGTCTGCTTTCTTCGATGAGTTTATTCAAGTCGCAGAACGTGTTGATAGTTACTTGGGTAAACCATACGGTACAGGACATAAAGATGCTATAATACAATGCCAAACTTGCTCCTACGATAGCGAAATGGAAAGAAGTTCAAAAGCTGCACAAGACATTGAATCGTTAAAAG aGAAGATACGTTTAACTGTGGAAAATAAAGTTATTCATGTTTTGTATGGACACTCATTCAAAGAACTTATCGATGAAGTGCAAAAGGAGGAAT GTTCATCAACCTCTGCTGTAACGTTTATTGTCAAAGGAGTGAAAGATTCACAAGAGAAAACAGAATTATTGAACTCTCTGAAAGATCAGATAAATAGCGGCTCAGTATGTATAGAGTTCAAACAAGCAAGAAACGGCAGCATATTGGTATTCGCAAGCATAAAAACATCAGTGTTGAagaatgaaaattgttttataaaagaagTTGCAGAATTTGTTCAAAGAATTTTTAAACTGGGAAAACTTGCTACATCAACGGAAAATGCGTGCAATATCATCATTGTACCTGATGAAG AACCCACAGAAGACTTGGAAGATTCTAGTGATGATGAAAGAAGTGAAGTTGGGGATATTATTTTGGATCTTGAAGTTTCAAATGAAGTCTTAAAAACAGATGAGTCATTCAAACAGCACTTTGGAGGATTTGCGACGAAAATGATGAACCTTACCAATGGCAAAGATAAAATGGAAAACTCAGACCATGTAGCAATACTGTATCCGTGTCAAAAAG GTATTTCCACCAGCGTTGAAGAACATGGTCTTGATacacaaaatcaaacaaatatatcaaaatcattGATCGAAACACACGAAAAACTACAGGAAGGTAATTGTGTTGATAGTTCCGCTAGATTAACACAGGCACAAAGTCCAAGAATACCATGTACTAAATCCGACGACATAAGAGAAGAAAATGGAAAGcgaaatgaaaatgtttctTTAGGAATTAAGTTTGAAGATGATACTAAAGATGTTAATGTAGAGGACTCACTATTGATGGTTCAAATTCAGGGAGATGATGACAGCAATACTGATTTTCAACGGTTCATTAAAGAAATCGGTTTAGAAAATTATTTCCCGAGTAAAATTGATTTAATGGATGTAATgcaaattaaagaaacaaaaacattactTTCCTACACAGATATCCCATGGTTGGTTTTAAagcaaataataatgataaattacACGGCTCGAGACAAAATGGTTCAGGAATGGCTTGAAAAAATTCCCCAGAAGACAAAATCCCACAATCAAGGTTTACAGTATGATGAGTTTTTGGATGATTTGTTTCACAACATTGAACATCAGCATGACTTGAACCCACTTGATCTTTTTGTTGCACTTTTTCAGTGTTGCTCTACTATTTTCAAACAGATTCTCGcagaaaaaatgtttgtatgtAAACTAGCTGTGCCAATATGTTTTCCAcctcaaacaaacaaaaatttacatttCTCAACGTGGACTTTACGGTCAATTGTAGTAGATTGTATTACAGATACCAAAGCAACAGTGCAATCTTCTGTCATGGATTGTCCTTGTCATGTGATAGGATTTTTGCGATTAGGCGAAATAAATGTCTCAAAATCAAAGTTAATCAATGATGTATTATCTGATCAATATCACAATACATTCTTTAATAAGGATTGTCCCCTCGGCACAGTTAGACGAAGAATAAGTGAAGGTCTTATAGAAGGTGCATGGTACATACCATCTGAACGATCTCGTTTTTTTGATAATGTTACCATGTTTCTTAATCTTAGAGGTAACAGCcaaaaacattacaaacagtTAGAACTTATCGCAAAATTATCTTCCGTAGTTATTGTTATAACCGATATCAGAAAACTTCAAATAAAAGAGACGAAGGAAGTTTTACTTCAAATACACAAATCAAATGTGGGTGTAATTTTGGCAATTGAAGCGAACAACACAGACACAGAGACAGCGGCGAATATTTATAAGGCATATAAACATGAGACACGTCATTATCAGTCTAAAACATCGTTTTGTATGCTATCCAAAGATGGAACAATTACGAGTTCGTCTGATGTAAGGAAGGCCATCAGGCAAAAAATATTCGAATTGTTACGGAACACTAGACATATACCTTTGCTTAATCGTTTGAATGAAATAAGTAGTCAAAGTGTTGTGTCTACTACCCCCTTTATTGATTTGGAGAGAAAGGCAAAAGAAATACTGGACTGCATTCCCGCAGAAGTTGACAAATTCAAAGACATTATTGTTCCATTACAAGGTAAGACATGGCAAAAATGGAGCAACCACtgcaaaactttgaataaaacaaCTCTATACACTTCTTTACAAGAAGGTGACCAAATAAAACAGGCTATGAACAAACAAAGAGCAATTCAGTCGAATATTTGCGAAAACTTGGGACAGTTTATGCATATCTTCGTAGCTACATTACTGCATACTTTGGATGTAGACCATGCTTTcatattgtttatcagatggTTAAAATTACTACTGGATGACAGGTCTCGCAACGTCATTCCAAAACATTTAGCAAGATATCAACGAGAATGGCAGTCATTTAGAtctgtaaaaaatacaaaagatcATGAACGAATTGATCAGATAAAACATCAACTTAACGAAAGTGAATATGAATTAGCTGAAGCTTCTTTCggatttgaacatttaattcgTGAAGTTGGTCAAATGTACGAGGCAATTATAGAAGGAAAGTCAAAGTCAAGAGGAATATGTGAACTTGCAGAGAAGTTGCCAGTAATAGGTGCTAAGCTACTTCTAACTGGTCACCCATTCGAGCTTATGGATGGAGATGTTGCAAATGTTCCACTCACATGGGTAAAAGCCGTTCTAAATCAACTAAAGGAAATAATTGGCGACAAAAAACTTTTAGCGTTATCCGTACTAGGCGTGCAAAGTTCGGGGAAATCAACATTTCTAAACACAATGTTTGGACTTCAGTTTGCAGTTAGCGCTGGTCGTTGTACACGTGGTGTATTTATGCAATTAGTTCCAGTCATCACATCTGAAAGGTTGTTTGACTTTGTTGTTGTTATAGATACGGAAGGCCTACGAGCGCCAGAACTCGCATATCAGAAATATAGCCATGACAATGAGCTAGCCACTTTTGTTATTGGATTGGGAGACATAACAATTGTTAATATTAAAGGGGAAAACACTGCAGAAGTGAAAGACGTTTTGCAAATAGCTGTTCACGCTTTCTTACGATTGAAGCTTGCAAATGAAAGACTAAATTTGAAACAGAAATGCATATTTATTCATCAAAATGTTCCAGCATGTGACGCAAACGACAAAATGATGCAAGGCAGACAAAAGTTTCTTGAAACTCTTGATGAAATGACAAAAGAAGCAGCCGAACAGGAGAAGATAGCTGATATAAAATCATTCAGCCAGGTTATAGATTTTGACTGTGAAAAAGATGTTTGGTATATTTCTGATCTTTGGAGTGGCGATCCCCCAATGTCACCTGCAAATCAAGGGTACAGCAGGCGAGTTGCAGAGGTCAAACATGCAATATTACATGATTTAGCTTCAACAAGGGAAACATACTTGACCATAACAGATACCATATTGCGAATAGATGATCTTTGGAAAGGGATACTTAAAGACGATTTTGTTTTTAGCTTTAGAAACAGTTTGGAGCTAAAGGCATATAACAATATGGAAAGAAAATACCAAGCATTAActtggaaactagaaaaatttGTATCCGAATTCGGTTTGTTGCAGGCAAAAGGAGAACTTTTATATTGCGTTAATGAACAAGATTTAGCGAACGCAGTTCCGAGAATTATGAAACTCCTTTCTCAAGAAGTTTCAAAACAGTTCAATGTTCTGATAAATGAACTAGATACCTTCGTAGAATCTAGTTCGTTAAAAGATGTAATGATCCAATGGAAGCAAAATAAACATAACAGATTAAAAATGCTTTCAGATGAATTGATTGACAGGTCGAAGGCTGACattatgaaaacaaaagaagaaataagAATAGAGAAACTCAAAGTTAGCGAACAAAAACGTCACGAAATGGAAGTAAATGAACTTGCACATCAGCTTGCCATTGAAATGAGAGGTCAAAAGCCTAGTAATGATGTTTTGAAGCATAAATTTGAGCAAATGTGGAAGAGTTGGATAACTAAGTTTGAAACAGAACCaactgaaaatgaaatatctatTAAAGATCAAATTGATTCCCTCCAGTTGGAAAAATTTCGGTCTGATGCTGCCTTTATGGAGGGCCAGTCGGGGGACAGAATATCTGTGATGCATATTGAtgaatatatatctataaaagaCGAAATCGCCGCTATGCTATCAATGAAATTTGAAGGATGGATACCATCGTATGTAGTTGAACTTTCCGACCAAGAAAGTCAAATCTATCACAATCTGAAGAGCCTTATTGGGactgttgaaaaaaatgatattcagCGAAATCATTTTAGTATCAAAAGATCATTTTATGGAATTGGTTGGCAATTGGAAGATATAGTTGTATGTCGTAGCCAAATTATAGAGGTTACTAACAAGCTGTTGGAAAAAATTGATTCAAGACTTGATCAGTTAAAAACAATGGAAGTGAAATTTAGAATTCACTATGCAGATGAAATTCTAGATATTATTGTACATCATATCGAAGATCATAACAGACATTTGACAAACACCTATAAATTTGATCTACTGCTGCCTTATATGAAAATGATTATTATTCATGTTTTTCGTTACCTAGTGATATGGTTCACTCATGCAAATGTTAGGTTTAATAAGACTAAAAGCATTGAAACGTCTATCAAGCATCCAGTAGGAAACGAGATCGAAGACACGCCTACTCAGAAAATGCACCTGAGCCCAGATGTACACACGAATACCAGCAATAGAAGAACAGTACaatatcaaaaaatgaaaaaattagAAGGTACCATTACCTCCTCGCAGATATCTAGTAATCATATAAGCATTATAAAAAAACTGAAGGATTGCAGCTGGGGCACTCAAAATGATTACAGAAGAATGGCGGTACaggttacaaataaaatatttcgaaaaattgaCACAAGACTAGCTGAATACAGCACACAAGATGTTcgatttgaaatttcatatgcAACAGAAATTCTAATGATTATATCTGATGAAATAGAGGAACACAATGAACATCGAAATAATGACTATCCATTTAATTTATTGTCAACTTACAGAGCGATGGTTGTTACACATGTAACTTCTTACATAACGTATTTTTTCATTCGACTAAATGACAGTTACGTTAAGAAGCATAGTCCAAAAGCTCAAATGGAAGTGTACAAAGGTACTGTTTGGTGTATATTCATGAACGTTTTCGAAAGCAAGACGGAAAATGTGATAGCTGCTCTATTTTTTAAGGATGCTGTCACCAAAACTACCATTGATCATGTTGCTGATCTTCTATCAATAGATGTCCAAGAGCATGTAATGACATCTTTCAGTCATGAAAAGTACAGCCTTATGAAATCAATTATGGTAGATTTGGCTCAATTGGAAAGTTTCGAACACTACATTAGATTTATAATGGACCCAAGCGAATACGCAAGATTTTGGTTAACAAAACACATGAATGAAACCATTTTTGAAAGGAATCATGACAAGCACAGTACATACGGCAATTTGGCAAAACGACACATTCAAAAGTTGCTGACTCAGCTAGAAGAATGTGTAGCAAAAGCAACTAGACAATGTAAACAGAACAAAGAAGAGAGTATTTCAAAATGGCTACacttgttcattcataatactCGCGAAAACAATGTTATTCCATTTCCTAATGACACTTTCATTCATGTCCAATCCCAAAACGTTCCAGACATCCAAAACTTTACAGAAATAATAGCAAGAGATCTAAATGATGTGAGACAGGAAACATTTGAACATTTTAACAATGTTACTAATAACACTATCCAATGGAAGGAAACGCCagtaacaaaaataatgaataagcTATGGGGTTGTAcatcaaaatgtatgttttgtgCAGAGCCATGCAGAAATACCGATAAAGATCATGTGCAACAAGGATTTAAACATAAATGCATACAGCACAGACCACAGGGAATCGGTGGTTTTCGAAATTTAAATAACCAAACGCTGGTTGTTGAATTCTGTAATTTCTTAGTTTCGTCTAAAGATAGTTTCAAATTCGATGataaagaacatttaaaacCATACAAACAATACAAGAGATACTTTCCTGACTGGGATATTTCACCAACATCTGACACCTCAAAATACTGGATGTGGGTTATGTTTCGCTTTCAGCATGAACTAATGCTACATCATGTAGCCAAATTACCGGATATGCCCAAAAGCTGGAGAAGAATTACCAAAGAGGAAGCAATCAACAGTCTCTCAAATAACTATAGTTAA